From a single Athene noctua chromosome 2, bAthNoc1.hap1.1, whole genome shotgun sequence genomic region:
- the LRRC72 gene encoding leucine-rich repeat-containing protein 72 isoform X3, producing the protein MSVSVPPFLREAWPGQPLPPPPAALRSRGCLGNGTLKWRRPPAPVGRGLRRIPSLSRFHRLRYLWINNNKIQDLTFLIKNYCLTELYLHNNELTDISGALKHLCALQILLLHNNQLKTLGKTVKELKGIISLQTLNLFNNPLAQDPDYRLYVIYSLPSVQLLDRKSVTQRERESALHLYNHQRSCVVQSVAFGKRVNTHLGTAVGSNRCTQPARRLMMPSGIYNNDVNLEITQIKYHLRTPKMPFYCGQ; encoded by the exons ATGTCGGTGTCGGTGCCGCCGTTCCTAAGGGAGGCCTGGCCAGGCCAGCCTCTGCCACCCCCGCCGGCTGCACTCCGGTCCCGCGGCTGCCTAGGGAACGGGACTCTAAaatggcggcggccgcccgcgccGGTGGGCAG AGGACTAAGAAGAATCCCAAGTCTATCACGGTTTCATAGGTTAAGGTATTTGTGGATTAACAACAATAAG ATCCAAGATTTAACTTTCTTGATCAAGAACTATTGTTTGACTGAACTCTACCTCCACAATAACGAACTGACAGATATATCAG gtgcTCTGAAACACCTATGTGCATTACAGATTCTGTTGCTTCACAACAACCAGTTAAAAACACTTGGCAAAACAGTGAAGGAATTGAAAGGAATTATAAGCCTGCAGACCCTAA ACCTATTCAATAACCCTCTGGCACAAGACCCAGACTACCGGCTTTATGTGATATATTCCCTTCCTTCAGTACAGCTCCTTGACAGGAAGT CAGTTACACAAAGAGAAAGGGAGTCAGCGCTTCATCTTTATAACCACCAAAGGTCTTGTGTTGTGCAGTCAGTAGCTTTTGGAAAGAGAGTAAATACACACTTGGGGACTGCAGTGGGATCTAACAGATGCACTCAACCAGCCAGAAGACTGATGATGCCCTCAGGTATTTATAATAAT